The nucleotide sequence CTATGCTATATCCAGCTATATTTTATTTGGAAAATTCATAGGCTTTACATGATTTTGTAACCACAGTTTTTGCAATGTATTCCTTTGCCCCCCACAAGTTTACCGCCGCATTTAGGGCATTTCAGCTTTTTTACCAAGTAAGAAAGCCATGCCTCCCTAACCTCCGAAACATCGGATTCCTTTATCTTCTCGAAAATTTCTCTCTGCTCCTCATTATGAATTAAAGTCTCCAAAACATTGAAATTTACGCCAGCGGGCCTTTCATGGTCAGCTTTTTTCCTTATGGAAATGGAGAGAAGTATGCCGGAAATAATTCCTCCAATGTGGGCAAGGTGTGCCACCCCATCTGATATGCCGCTGAACGTGTAGATACTCTCCATGGACGCAAACAACAGCGTTGCCACTACTACTGGCATTCTTATGAACAGGATGATAGGAAAGGGAATGGGCATGACAACCTCATCCCTTGGATAAAGTGCGGCAAACGCTCCGAGAATGCCGAAAATTGCCCCGGATGCACCTACAAGCATTATGTTGCTTCCCCAATTAAAAATGGAGAAAAATATTGCACCAAAAATTCCAGTGGCAAAATATATGGCGGCAAATTTTCTACTGCCAACTCGCTGTTCAAAGGGAATGCCTACGAGCAGAAATACAATCATATTCATGAGGATGTGGAAGATGTCACCGTGAACAAATATGGAGGTGAACA is from Candidatus Thermoplasmatota archaeon and encodes:
- a CDS encoding rhomboid family intramembrane serine protease, which gives rise to MNFLSIISVFIMLFGLAYAAKKKILISQMIVVINFIIFFLLILTSHGFSTAYSPIFSDLAFKPSYLEDITHVHTLFTSIFVHGDIFHILMNMIVFLLVGIPFEQRVGSRKFAAIYFATGIFGAIFFSIFNWGSNIMLVGASGAIFGILGAFAALYPRDEVVMPIPFPIILFIRMPVVVATLLFASMESIYTFSGISDGVAHLAHIGGIISGILLSISIRKKADHERPAGVNFNVLETLIHNEEQREIFEKIKESDVSEVREAWLSYLVKKLKCPKCGGKLVGGKGIHCKNCGYKIM